A genomic region of Arvicola amphibius chromosome 7, mArvAmp1.2, whole genome shotgun sequence contains the following coding sequences:
- the LOC119819146 gene encoding olfactory receptor 8K5-like, with amino-acid sequence MSPGNSTVPAEFILTGITHRPDLQLPLLGVFLVIYGVSVIGNLIMIILTKLDSRLHTPMYYFIRHLAFIDLGNCTVIYPKMMVNLVLDQNVISYYACAIQMAFYITFIISELFVLSAMAYDRYVAICNPLLYSAIMSQRRCHVLVGIPYLYSIFQAVLITSKIFTLTFCGSNVISHFYCDNVPMLLLLCSNARDIELVIILFSAINLISSLFVVLASYLLILLAIYGMHYAEGRKKAFSTCGSHLTVVVVFYGTLLFMYLQPKSTHSFETDKITSVFYTLVIPMLNPLIYSFRNKEVKNAFLRVFTDQCKVCT; translated from the coding sequence ATGAGTCCCGGGAACTCAACAGTGCCAGCTGAATTCATTCTGACAGGAATCACGCACAGGCCAGATCTGCAGCTTCCTCTTTTGGGTGTCTTCCTAGTCATCTACGGAGTCTCTGTGATAGGCAACCTGATCATGATCATTCTGACCAAGTTGGATTCTCGCCTTCACACACCTATGTATTATTTTATCAGACACCTGGCTTTCATTGATCTTGGCAACTGTACTGTCATTTACCCAAAGATGATGGTGAATCTTGTATTGGATCAAAATGTCATTTCTTATTATGCTTGTGCCATACAGATGGCTTTCTACATCACTTTCATTATCAGTGAACTTTTTGTCTTATCTgcaatggcctatgaccgctatgtggccatctgcaaccCTTTGCTCTACAGTGCCATCATGTCTCAGAGACGTTGTCATGTGCTGGTGGGCATCCCATATCTCTACAGTATCTTCCAGGCTGTGCTAATAACTAGCAAGATTTTTACATTGACTTTCTGTGGTTCTAATGTCATTAGCCATTTTTACTGTGACAATGTCCCCATGTTACTTTTACTGTGTTCAAATGCACGGGATATAGAATTGGTGATCATATTATTTTCGGCAATTAATTTGATCTCCTCCCTCTTTGTAGTCTTAGCATCTTACCTTCTGATTCTGTTAGCCATATATGGAATGCATTATGCAGAAGGCAGGAAAAAGGCCTTCTCCACTTGCGGGTCTCATCTGACAGTGGTGGTGGTATTTTATGGGACTCTACTCTTCATGTACTTACAGCCCAAATCCACCCACTCATTTGAAACTGATAAAATAACATCTGTATTTTACACTTTAGTGATTCCCATGCTGAATCCCTTGATCTACAGCTTTAgaaacaaagaagtgaaaaatgCTTTTCTAAGAGTGTTTACGGACCAATGTAAAGTTTGTACTTAA
- the LOC119818838 gene encoding olfactory receptor 8K1-like: MGKLNHTAKIQVTEFILLGLTSSPSLKAPLFGIFLIIYLVTLVGNLGMVILTHLDSKLHTPMYFFLRHLSITDLGYSTVIGPKMMVNFVMQQNSISYTGCAVQLTFFEIFIITELFILSAMAYDRYIAICKPLLYVIIMSRKVRWALVLVPYLYSIFVSLLLTVKLFTLSFCGSNVISYFYCDSVPLISLLCSDTHELELIILIFSGCNLLSSLLIVLVSYMFIFVAILRMNSKEGRSKAFSTCSSHLTVVVVFYGTLLFIYLQPKSSHAFDIDKMASVFYTLIIPMLNPLIYSLRNREVKEALKRTFAHGFRIHT; this comes from the coding sequence ATGGGGAAACTCAACCACACTGCAAAAATCCAAGTTACTGAATTCATTCTCCTGGGACTcacctccagccccagcctgaAGGCACCACtctttggaatatttttaatcatatacTTGGTCACCCTGGTGGGAAATCTGGGCATGGTTATTCTGACTCATTTGGACTCTAAACTACACACTCCTATGTACTTTTTCCTGAGACACTTATCGATCACTGATCTCGGTTACTCCACAGTTATTGGTCCAAAAATGATGGTAAACTTTGTTATGCAGCAAAACTCCATTTCCTACACTGGGTGTGCTGTGCAGCTGACATTCTTTGAGATTTTCATCATCACTGAACTATTTATTCTTTCGGCCATGGCCTATGATCGTTACATTGCCATTTGTAAACCTCTTCTCTACGTGATTATTATGTCAAGGAAAGTGCGCTGGGCGCTGGTCCTGGTACCCTATCTGTACAGTATATTTGTGTCACTTCTTCTCACAGTTAAGCTATTTACACTGTCCTTTTGTGGCTCTAATGTAAtcagttatttttattgtgaCTCTGTCCCTCTGATATCTCTGCTCTGTTCTGACACACATGAATTAGAGCTGATTATATTAATTTTCTCGGGCTGTAATTTACTCTCCTCCCTCTTGATTGTTCTCGTATCTTACATGTTCATATTTGTGGCGATTCTCAGGATGAACTCAAAGGAGGGGAGGTCCAAAGCCTTCTCCACGTGCAGCTCTCATCTGACAGTGGTGGTTGTATTTTACGGAACTCTGCTGTTTATTTACCTGCAGCCCAAATCCAGTCATGCGTTTGATATTGATAAGATGGCCTCTGTGTTTTATACATTAATCATTCCTATGCTTAATCCATTGATTTACAGTCTACGAAACAGAGAAGTAAAAGAGGCTCTTAAGAGAACTTTTGCTCATGGATTCAGAATCCACACTTAA